A single Methanolobus sp. ZRKC5 DNA region contains:
- a CDS encoding ATP-binding protein encodes MNSAITFAAQARGYAKAAKDLEDRGQSERARELYLKAAKLYNDASNMLGDGIDRNTQRDLAEHLFARAQALKRGSAVLSSDGNNQSRKDSGSNDESSLSKDDVFLKEMPDIGFSDIGGLEQVKEEIRKAIIYPFTHKELYNMYGQKAGEGILLYGPPGCGKTMMAKAAAKECGAEFISVKTSSIVSKWVGASEKNVKQVFDIARKGKRSIIFFDEIDSIAGRRSESEDYAKRVVNELLAQMDGVDTDSDNLLVLAATNEPWAIDPALRRPGRFSKLVFVPEPDTDARIAILNIHLKKRPVDNDVDINRLATITNSYSGADLAAICKEAADIPLGEALRGSEPRKIRLQDFEAVLQKRKPSIVSWYIEARSSIQKTGEEDVFSELLKK; translated from the coding sequence TTGAACTCAGCCATCACATTTGCTGCACAAGCGCGCGGTTATGCAAAAGCTGCAAAGGACCTGGAAGACAGAGGTCAATCTGAAAGAGCGCGTGAATTATACCTGAAAGCTGCCAAGCTCTACAACGATGCTTCCAATATGCTTGGTGATGGTATTGACCGCAACACACAGCGCGACCTTGCAGAACATCTTTTTGCCAGAGCCCAAGCGCTTAAAAGAGGTTCTGCTGTTTTGTCTTCTGACGGAAATAACCAGAGCAGAAAGGATTCCGGAAGCAACGATGAATCTTCTCTTTCAAAAGATGATGTTTTTCTCAAAGAAATGCCTGACATTGGATTTTCAGACATCGGTGGCCTTGAACAGGTGAAAGAGGAAATACGAAAAGCTATAATTTACCCGTTCACACATAAAGAACTCTACAATATGTACGGCCAAAAAGCCGGCGAAGGGATTTTACTATATGGTCCCCCTGGTTGTGGTAAAACCATGATGGCAAAAGCAGCTGCAAAAGAATGCGGAGCTGAGTTCATCAGTGTCAAGACCAGCAGTATTGTAAGTAAATGGGTGGGTGCTTCGGAAAAGAATGTAAAGCAGGTTTTTGACATTGCCCGCAAGGGAAAGAGATCCATTATCTTTTTTGACGAGATTGATTCTATTGCCGGAAGACGCAGTGAAAGTGAAGACTATGCAAAGAGAGTTGTAAACGAACTTTTAGCGCAAATGGATGGTGTGGATACTGATTCTGATAATCTTCTGGTGCTTGCAGCTACAAATGAACCATGGGCAATCGACCCTGCCCTGAGACGCCCGGGGCGTTTCAGCAAACTTGTCTTTGTTCCTGAGCCAGACACTGATGCTAGGATAGCGATTCTAAATATACATTTGAAAAAGCGACCCGTTGATAATGATGTCGATATAAATCGTCTGGCTACAATTACAAATTCCTACTCCGGTGCAGATCTGGCGGCTATATGCAAGGAAGCTGCAGACATTCCACTTGGAGAAGCTTTGAGAGGTAGCGAACCAAGAAAAATAAGACTTCAGGACTTCGAAGCCGTATTACAAAAGAGAAAACCATCCATCGTTAGCTGGTATATAGAAGCCAGATCCTCTATCCAGAAGACTGGTGAAGAAGATGTCTTTTCTGAACTACTAAAAAAGTGA